The following coding sequences are from one Panicum hallii strain FIL2 chromosome 5, PHallii_v3.1, whole genome shotgun sequence window:
- the LOC112894594 gene encoding LOB domain-containing protein 15-like — protein sequence MSTERERLDEIGKKIKREPDTAALALAAASASTAPADNRAPRRLGLGLGGALNTVTPCAACKLLRRRCAQECPFAPYFSPHEPHKFAAVHKVFGASNVSKMLLDVAEGVRADAASSLVYEANLRLRDPVYGCMGAISVLQQQVNALEAELEAVRAEILKHRYRQAGAGAGLVDDARATASFAAPAPAPVHAGDVVSVVEAGQEVACGGAAGAPGMSASSAVYVAEAEQQPSSTTDHYSSLNPSEHAAYFG from the exons ATGTCCACGGAGAG GGAGAGACTCGATGAGATCGGCAAGAAGATCAAGCGAGAGCCGGATACAGCcgccctcgccctcgccgccgcctccgcctccaccgCGCCGGCCGACAACCGCGCAccccgccgcctcggtctcggCCTCGGCGGCGCCCTCAACACCGTGACCCCCTGCGCCGCGTGcaagctcctccgccgccgctgcgcgcAGGAGTGCCCCTTCGCCCCCTACTTCTCGCCGCACGAGCCCCACAAGTTCGCCGCCGTCCACAAGGTCTTCGGCGCCAGCAACgtctccaagatgctcttg GATGTGGCGGAGGGGGTGAGGGCGGACGCGGCGAGCAGCCTGGTGTATGAGGCCAACCTCCGGCTGCGGGACCCCGTGTACGGCTGCATGGGCGCCATCTCCGTGCTGCAGCAGCAGGTGAACGCGCTGGAGGCCGAGCTGGAGGCCGTCAGGGCCGAGATCCTCAAGCACAGGTACCGGCAGGCCGGCGCCGGGGCTGGCCTCGTTGACgacgcgcgcgccacggccagCTTCGCGGCCCCTGCGCCGGCTCCGGTGCACGCGGGGGACGTGGTGTCGGTGGTGGAGGCAGGCCAAGAGGTTGCATGCGGCGGCGCTGCCGGCGCGCCGGGGATGTCGGCGTCGTCCGCCGTGTACGTTGCCGAAGCCGAGCAGCAGCCCTCAAGTACTACTGATCACTATAGCTCTCTTAACCCCAGTGAGCATGCTGCATACTTTGGCTGA